Below is a window of Cryobacterium sp. PAMC25264 DNA.
GGCGCCGTCGCCACCGCCTCGGGCCTGGCCGCTCAGTACATCACCTTCGCCAGCCTCGCCGGAGCGGGCGACCACATCGTCTCCAGCGCCAACCTCTACGGCGGCTCGATCACTCAGCTCGACGTGACCCTGCGCCGGTTCGGCGTGGAGACCACCTTCGTGCAATCCGCCGATCCGGCGGACTACGCCGCGGCGATCACCCCGAAGACCAAGCTGATCTTCGCCGAGACCGTGGCCAACCCGTCCGGCGAGGTCGCCGACATCGAGGGGCTCGCCGCCGTCGCCCACGCCGCCGGCATCCCGCTCATCATCGACTCCACCATCGCCACGCCGTACCTCTGCCGCCCGATCGAGTGGGGCGCCGACATCGTCATCCATTCCGCCACCAAGTTCCTCGGCGGCCACGGCACCACCCTGGGCGGCGTCGTCGTGGAGAGCGGCCGGTTCAACTGGGACAGCGAGAAGTTCCCGCTGTTCACCGAACCGGTTCCCAGCTACGGCGGTCTGGAGTGGTCGGGCAACTTCGGCGAGTACGCCTTCCTCACCCGCCTCCGCGCCGAGCAGTTGCGCGACATCGGCCCGGTTCTGGCCCCGCACTCCGCGTTCCTGCTCGCCCAGGGCGTCGAGACTCTGCCCTACCGGCTGCAGGCGCACGTGAACAACGCGCGCATCGTGGCCGAATGGCTGGATGCCGATCCCCGCGTCGACTTCGTCAACTGGGCCGGCCTGCCCAGCCACCCGCACTACGAGCGCGGTCTCAAGTACCTGCCCAAGGGCCCTGGCTCGGTCTTCAGCTTCGGTGTCAAGGGCGGCCGTGACGCCGGCCGTACCTTCATCGAATCGGTCGACCTGGCCAGCCACCTGGCCAACATCGGTGACGCCAAGACCCTGGTGATCCACCCGGCCTCCACCACGCACGCCCAGCTCAGCGAGCAGCAGCTCGTGGACGCCGGGGTGCTCGCCGGCCTAGTGCGCATCAGTGTGGGCATCGAGGATGTCGACGACATCATTTACGACCTCGACCAGGCGCTGACCCGCGCGGCCGCCGCAGGAGGAACCGAATGAGCACCGAGACCGTGCCGGATTCCGAGACCGTGCAGCTCACCAACGGACTCAGCTGCAGCGTGCCCTCCGACTCCCCCTCGCCAAACTGCTGCGCACCCAGCGCACCTGGGAGGGACCGGACGCCAAGGCGCGGCTGGGCATCCTGCGCTCGGCCACATCGGTCGCCATCGTGGGCGCCTCCCCCAACCCGGCCCGCTCGAGCTACTTCGTCGGCACCTACCTCCAGCAGTCGAGCGACTACCGGGTCTACTTCGTCAACCCGCGCGCCGACACCATCCTCGGTCAGAAGGCCTACCCCGACCTGGCCTCACTGCCGGAGGTGCCCGACATCGTCGACGTGTTCCGCAAGGCCTCCGACATCCCGCAGGTGCTGGACGACGCCCTCGCGGTCGGCGCGAAGACCGTGTGGGTGCAGCTGGGCATCTGGAACCAGGAGGCCGCCGAGTACGGCGAGTCGAAGGGCCTCACCATCGTGATGGACCGCTGCATCAAGATCGAGCACGCCCGCTTCCACGGCGGCCTGCACCTGCTCGGCTTCGACACCGGGCAGATCACGGCCCGCAAGACCATCCGGTAGCCGCCCGCCGAACCCGCCCGCGTACGATGGAGCGGGTGACTGCGTACGTATCGGCTCTCGACCTCTTCTCCATCGGAATCGGTCCATCCAGTTCCCACACCGTCGGCCCGATGCGAGCCGCCCGTGCTTTCGCCGAGACCCTGGCCGCGAGCGGCCGCCTGGGCGACGTGACGCGCATCCGCTGTTCGCTGTTCGGCTCGCTCGGGTCCACCGGCTTGGGCCACGGCACCCCGGATGCCGTGCTGGCCGGTCTCTCCGGCCTCCGCCCCGAGCTCTGCGACCCTGACGAGGTACGGAATCTCTGGGCGCAGCTGGCCGACGGGGCTACGCTGCCACTGAACGGCAGCCATCCGGTGGCCGTGCGGAAGAGCGATGTGGTGTTCGAGCCGCGCACCCGGCTCCCCGGGCACCCGAACGCGATGACGCTCACGGCCTATGGCTCCGACGAGTCGGCGCCGGCCGTTCTCGAGGAGACCTACTACTCGATCGGCGGCGGCTTCATCCGCCGCGACGGCGACCCGGTGCGCCCGCCGGCCACCGTGGAGCAGCCGATGCCGTACGCGTCGAGCGCGGCTCTGCTCGAGCTCTGTGACAGCCACGGAATCGGCATCTGCGACGTGGCCAGGGCAAACGAGGAGGCCGTGCACGGCGCGGACCGCCTCGACGCCGGACTGGACGCCATTTGGGCGGCCATGCACGCCTGCGTCGAGGCCGGCCTGCACGTCGACGGCACCCTTCCCGGCGGACTCGGGGTCAAGCGGCGCGCGTCTGCCATACGTATGCAACTGGAAGAATATGACGGGCTGCCGTTGCGCGAACGGGACACCTCGACCGAGTGGCTGCACGCCTTCGCCCTCGCGGTGAACGAGGAGAACGCCTCGGGCGGCCGGGTGGTCACCGCGCCGACCAACGGCGCCGCGGGCATTATCCCCGCCGTCGCCCACTACTACCTGCGCTTCGTGCCCGGGGCCGGGGCCGCCGGGATCCGCCGGTTCCTGCTCACGGCCGTGGCCATCGGGTCGCTCGTCAAGGCGAACGCGTCCATCTCCGGCGCGGAGGGCGGCTGCCAGGCCGAGGTGGGCTCGGCCTGTGCGATGGCCGCCGGGGCGCTGTGCGCCGTGTTGGGCGGCACCCCGCGCCAGGTGGAGAACGCGGCGGAGATCGCTATGGAACACCATCTCGGGCTCACCTGCGATCCGGTCGGCGGGCTTGTGCAGGTGCCCTGCATCGAACGCAACGCCATCGCCGCCTCCACCGCTGTCTCGGCGGCCCGGCTCGCCCTGCACGGCGACGGCACCCACCTGGTGTCGCTGGACACGGTGATCGAGACCATGCGTCAGACCGGCCTGGACATGATGACCAAGTACAAGGAAACGAGCGAGGGCGGCCTGGCGGTCAACGTCATCGAGTGCTGAGACCGCACCCGAAGTGGGCACCTCCCACGGTCCCACGAACGTAATCCCTGACCTAAGCTGTGTTCTCGGGGGTACACCATGACCGGATCGATGTTCACCGCACGACGTGCGTTCGCCGTTGCCGCGCTCACGGTTGCCGCTGTGGCACTGAGCGGCTGCGCTCCGGCGCCGGCGCCGGTGGTGACCCAGACCATCGTCATCACGCCGACGCCCACCCCCACGCCGACGCCCACCGCCACACCGACACCCGTCGTGACCACGCCGCCGGTTGCGGCTCCTGTGCCGGAGATCACGGAGAACCCCGACGTTCCCGAGGTGCCGCTGCCGGAGGGCCCCGCCTACGACAACGGCGCCATCCCCGGCGCCCAGGCCGCCCCGGTGCGGGACGACGCGGGCAACCTCACGAGCTACACCGTCATCGACGGTGACACGTTCTTCGACATCGCGCAGCGATTCGACCTGCCGATGCAGCAGCTGCTCCGCATGAACCCGTCGGTCTCGGGGCTCGGCGAGAACATCCGGCTGCGCCAGGTGATCAATCTGGACTGGACGACGACGGGCTGATCCGCCGCCGCCGGCCAGCGGGTCAGCCGGCCTGGGTCAGCGAGCCGCGTTGTGGATGCGTTCGATGACCTCGATGGTGCGCACGGCATCACCCGGCTCGACCGGGAGCGGCCCGCCCCGGAGCAGGGCGTCGGCCAGCGTGCTGTAGAAAGCGGCATACTGGCCCGGCAGCGCGGGAACGGCCTGCGTCGCGCCGTCCGCTCCGAGCCGGCCCCAGGTGCTCTCGGGTTCGATCCCGAAGCCGGGGTCGCCGGGGAGGTTGCCGGCCTGGATGGCCGCCTCCTGGCCGTCGAGGCCCCACTTCACGTAGGCCGCGGCGGATCCGAGCACCCGGTAGCGCGGTCCCGCCTGGGCCGTGAACGAGCTCATCCACAGGTGTGATCGCACCCCGGAGCCGTGGTGCAGCGACACGAAGGTATCGTCGTCGGCGACGCCGTCGGTGCGGCGGATGTTGAGCTCGGCGGTGACGTCGTCGACCGGTCCGAACAGCTGCACGGCCTGGTCGATCAGGTGAGCGCCGAGGTCGAACAGCACTCCCCCGCCGGCGGCCGGGGTGGCCGCGGCCTTCCAACTGCGGGGCGGGCCGGGCTTGAAGAACTCGAAGCGCGACTCGAACGTGTAGACGTCGCCGAGCGCCCCGGTGCCCAGCAGAGCCCGCAGGGTGAGGAAATCGCCGTCCCAGCGCCGGTTCTGGAAAACGGTGAGCGGCAGGCCCAGGCTGTCGGCCCGGTTCACCAGGGCCCAGCCCTGTTCGGAGTCCACCGAGAACGGCTTGTCGATGACAACGGCGAGGCCGGCGTCGAGGGCGGCGTTCGCCAGAGCCACGTGGGTCTCCGGCGGGGTGCCGATGACCACGAGGTCGAGGTCGGGGGCCTGGGCGAACAGAGCCTCGCTGCTGGGCACGATACGCACGCCCGGGTAGCTCTCGGTGGCCCGCGCGGCTCGCTCATCATCACCGGTCACGATGGCGGTGAGGGTGAAGTCGGGGTTGGCCGCGAGGAACGGCGCGTGGAAGACCCGGCCGGACAGGCCGTAGCCGATGACCGCCGCGCGGATCGGTCCGGTCAGGGGCGCCCGGGTACCTGTCGCGGGCGGGGCGCTGGGCGTCGTGCCGTGCTGGGGCCCAGGTCCGGGGCGCGGCCCAGGCCTGGGGGCGGGCTTCGGCGGGTTGATCGGGGATTCCGGCTGGATATCTGAAGAGGCCATGGCCCGAGGTTACGCCCTTCCGGCTAGAGCGGCGGCGACACGTGGTCGAAGATGATGCTCGTGCGGGTGGCCGCCACCACCGGGTCGGCCGAGAGATTGTCGACGACAAAACGTCGCAGCCCGTCGGTGTCACGCACGGCCACGTGCACGAGGAAGTCCTCGTTGCCGCCGACGAAGAAGAACTGCACGACCTCGGGCAGTTCCCGGATGCGCGTGGCGAACGGGGTGATCTGAGACCGAGCCCCCGAGTGGATGTTGATGCTGATCAGCGCCTGCACGCCCAGGCCGAGCGCGGCCGGGTTGACATCCACCGTGAACCGGCGGATGACCCCGCGGCTCACCAGCGAGCGTACCCGTTCGAGGCAGGTGGACGCCGCGATGCCCACCGAGGCGGCCAGGGCGGAGTTCGACAGCCGGGCGTTGGTGCGGAGCAGCCCGAGCAGGCTCAGGTCGACGGCGTCGAGGGTGTCGGTGGACACGGCCACGCGGTTGGATGCGACCATGGGGTTCCTCGCTGCCGAAGGGTGCTCGGCAAGACCGCCGAACGGTTCCAATATTCGACCGAACAGCGGTGGGACCGACGATCCGGGGGCTAGAGCCGGTTGATGCCCGTCACTTTCAGTGCCGGCACGCCCAGCTCGTCGGACTCGGCCAGGTCGATCTCAGCGCTGATGCCCCAGTCATGGTCGCCGCCCGGGTCGTCGAAGATCTGCCGGGCCGTCCACACCGAGGCGCCCTCGTCGAGGATGAGGAGCCCGGCGCCGCGGGCGTTCGCCCCGGCGAGCAGCTCGTCGTGCTCGGCGTAGTAGCCGTCCATGGCGTCGGCCCAGGCATCCGCCCCGAAGCCGTGTTCGCGGTCGAGGTCGCCGAGCGCGTCGTAGTTCTCCAGCGCGGCCAGCTGTACCCGCCGGAAGAGTTCGTTGCGCACCAGGATGCGGAAGGCCCGGGTGTTGGTGGTGAGCCGGTGCGGGGCCGGCGGCACCACGGCGTGCGCGGTGGCCTCGTGAGCGGCCAGGTCGGGGTGGATGAGTTCTTCCCACTCGTCGAGCAGGCTGGAGTCCACCTGCCGTACGAGCTCGCCGAGCCACTCGATCAGGTCGAGCAGGTCGTCGGTCTTGGCCTCGTCCGGGATGGTCTGCCGGGCGGCCCGGTACGCATCCGAGAGGTAGCGCAGCACCACGCCTTCGCTGCGGGCGAGCTTGTAGTACGCCACGAACTCGCCGAACGACATGGCCCGTTCGTACATGTCACGCACCACGGTCTTGGGGCGGAGCGGGAAGTCCGCGATCCAGGGCTGGGACTGCTTGTAGGTCTCGAACGCGTAGCTGAGCAGTTCGTCCAGGGGCTTGGGCCAGGTGATCTCCTCGAGCAGCTCCATACGCTGGTCGTACTCGATGC
It encodes the following:
- a CDS encoding L-serine ammonia-lyase → MTAYVSALDLFSIGIGPSSSHTVGPMRAARAFAETLAASGRLGDVTRIRCSLFGSLGSTGLGHGTPDAVLAGLSGLRPELCDPDEVRNLWAQLADGATLPLNGSHPVAVRKSDVVFEPRTRLPGHPNAMTLTAYGSDESAPAVLEETYYSIGGGFIRRDGDPVRPPATVEQPMPYASSAALLELCDSHGIGICDVARANEEAVHGADRLDAGLDAIWAAMHACVEAGLHVDGTLPGGLGVKRRASAIRMQLEEYDGLPLRERDTSTEWLHAFALAVNEENASGGRVVTAPTNGAAGIIPAVAHYYLRFVPGAGAAGIRRFLLTAVAIGSLVKANASISGAEGGCQAEVGSACAMAAGALCAVLGGTPRQVENAAEIAMEHHLGLTCDPVGGLVQVPCIERNAIAASTAVSAARLALHGDGTHLVSLDTVIETMRQTGLDMMTKYKETSEGGLAVNVIEC
- a CDS encoding O-acetylhomoserine aminocarboxypropyltransferase/cysteine synthase family protein, which translates into the protein MADREYGFTTRAIHAGNIPDAVTGARALPIYQTSAFVFDDTADAAARFALQKYGNVYSRLSNPTVAAFEERIASLEGGLGAVATASGLAAQYITFASLAGAGDHIVSSANLYGGSITQLDVTLRRFGVETTFVQSADPADYAAAITPKTKLIFAETVANPSGEVADIEGLAAVAHAAGIPLIIDSTIATPYLCRPIEWGADIVIHSATKFLGGHGTTLGGVVVESGRFNWDSEKFPLFTEPVPSYGGLEWSGNFGEYAFLTRLRAEQLRDIGPVLAPHSAFLLAQGVETLPYRLQAHVNNARIVAEWLDADPRVDFVNWAGLPSHPHYERGLKYLPKGPGSVFSFGVKGGRDAGRTFIESVDLASHLANIGDAKTLVIHPASTTHAQLSEQQLVDAGVLAGLVRISVGIEDVDDIIYDLDQALTRAAAAGGTE
- a CDS encoding Gfo/Idh/MocA family oxidoreductase produces the protein MASSDIQPESPINPPKPAPRPGPRPGPGPQHGTTPSAPPATGTRAPLTGPIRAAVIGYGLSGRVFHAPFLAANPDFTLTAIVTGDDERAARATESYPGVRIVPSSEALFAQAPDLDLVVIGTPPETHVALANAALDAGLAVVIDKPFSVDSEQGWALVNRADSLGLPLTVFQNRRWDGDFLTLRALLGTGALGDVYTFESRFEFFKPGPPRSWKAAATPAAGGGVLFDLGAHLIDQAVQLFGPVDDVTAELNIRRTDGVADDDTFVSLHHGSGVRSHLWMSSFTAQAGPRYRVLGSAAAYVKWGLDGQEAAIQAGNLPGDPGFGIEPESTWGRLGADGATQAVPALPGQYAAFYSTLADALLRGGPLPVEPGDAVRTIEVIERIHNAAR
- a CDS encoding CoA-binding protein, with product MGASPNPARSSYFVGTYLQQSSDYRVYFVNPRADTILGQKAYPDLASLPEVPDIVDVFRKASDIPQVLDDALAVGAKTVWVQLGIWNQEAAEYGESKGLTIVMDRCIKIEHARFHGGLHLLGFDTGQITARKTIR
- a CDS encoding LysM domain-containing protein, translating into MTGSMFTARRAFAVAALTVAAVALSGCAPAPAPVVTQTIVITPTPTPTPTPTATPTPVVTTPPVAAPVPEITENPDVPEVPLPEGPAYDNGAIPGAQAAPVRDDAGNLTSYTVIDGDTFFDIAQRFDLPMQQLLRMNPSVSGLGENIRLRQVINLDWTTTG
- a CDS encoding Lrp/AsnC family transcriptional regulator, giving the protein MVASNRVAVSTDTLDAVDLSLLGLLRTNARLSNSALAASVGIAASTCLERVRSLVSRGVIRRFTVDVNPAALGLGVQALISINIHSGARSQITPFATRIRELPEVVQFFFVGGNEDFLVHVAVRDTDGLRRFVVDNLSADPVVAATRTSIIFDHVSPPL